Within the Telopea speciosissima isolate NSW1024214 ecotype Mountain lineage chromosome 4, Tspe_v1, whole genome shotgun sequence genome, the region TTTTGTCCATAATGAAGAAATCTTCTTAAGTTTTGAAAAGTTGATCCTTCTGCATGACCTGGAGGAACAGTTTTCCTTGAGGGGGTGCCAACATGCAGGCCCAAAATTCTTCTATAGTTGGGGTGAATCCTAATTTATTAGTGTTCACTTGATTCACTATCAATCGCACATGAAATAATGGaagacaagagaagaaagatgtaagaaagaagaagcacACCAGCAAATAACGTGGTTCGGTTCTCTAGAATGGAGACCTACATCCACGTTGCTAAGACTCCCTCTTTCAACTTGTTTTACTAGGGGAGGGTTCATTCACTTTAATAGGCACAGAATACATCTTGGCAAATTCACTTTTATGGTAATTACAATCACTATTATGGTCGTTACAATCACCATCCAATAGTGCTTGATTTCTTACCATACTGGAACCAAGATTTGCTGAGAATCCTATCCTTCCAACCGTGTACATCTGTAATGATTGACTTtggctaacactccccctccaaGTTGGGGTGAAGATGTCTTTGGAGGTCAACTTGGACAACAGACTCTGGAAGTCTCCCTTTGACAGAGCCTTGGTGAAAACATCGGCAAGTTGGTCCTTACTACGAACATAAGAAGTCTCAATGGTCTTATCTTGAAGTTATCCTCGAACAAAATGATAGTCGACCTCTATATGTTTTGTCCTTTCATGAAATAAGGATTTGAGGCGATATAAATCgcagcttgattgtcacagAACAACGTTGACAGAGTACTTGacacattttcaaaaccaagttcttgaaggagaagacgAAGCCATATGAGCTCGCTTGTAGCTGCTGCCATGGCCTTATACTTGGCCTCTGCACTGGACCAGCAACCactttttgtttcttgcttttccaagtACCGAGATTTCCTACTACGAATGTGCAAAAACCAGTAGTTGATTTTCTGTTCATCGAGGTTCCAGTCCAATCTGCATCTGTATACCCTACAATCTCAGTGCTACCATTTTTCGTCATCAAAACACCTCGACAAGGACAAGACTTGAGATAACAAAGTATTCGATCTACAAGTTCCATATGCCCTATGGTGGGAgaatgcatgaactgactgacatAGTTAACGGCATATGTTATGTCAAGTTTACTGATGGTCAAATAAATCAGACGTCCCATCAATCTCTGAAATCGACCATTGTCCTAAAGAGGACTATCAACAAACTTACTGCCGTAATCCATAGGAGTATAAGCAGGTTTAGCTCCCAATTTTCTTGTCTCTTTAAGCAAGTCCAACACATACTTTCTCTGAGAGATGAACATGCCTTTACTTGAACTGGCCACTTCGATCCCTAGAAAGTATCGAAGATGTCCAAGATCCTTGATGGCAAATCTTTTACTAAGTTGCAACTTCAAGGCTTCGATTTCATGGATATTGCTCCCCGTAATTACGagatcatccacatagactagaACAATAACCATTCCTTTGATTCCCTTTTTGACAAATAGAGAAATCAGATTCACCCCTTTTAAACCCAAGGTCCACAAGGGCAGCACTTAGCTTCCTGTACCAGGCACGAGGAGATTGTTTAAGCCTATAGATGGCTTTATTGAGTTTACATACCATACTGGTCCGGTTTTCATGTGGGTGTCCAGGTGGAATCTCCATGTACACCTCTTCTTCAAGGTCTCCATGCAAAAACGCATTCTTGCCGTCCATTTGGAACAAGGGTCATTCATGGTTAACAGCTATAGACATTAGAACACGAACAATATTCATTTTTACAACCGAAACAAAAGTCTCCTTGTAGTCCACACCATAGGTTTGCGTGTAACCTTTTGCAATTAACCACGCCTTATGACGCTCAATGGTGCCATCATTCTTATATTTGATCTTATAGATCCATCAACACCCTACAAGTCGTTTTCCTTCATGTAAGGGAACTACATCCCAGATATGGTTTTTATTGAGAGCATCGAGTTCGGATGCATTCCTCACAGCATTGGGAGATTGAAGAGCGTACAACAAATAGAGATTTTCAGCAATTGTATCACTGGAGAATTACCAAAGAGTCTTTGTGACCTAACATCCCTGGTTAATTTCGATGCTTCTCAGAACAATCTCACAGGGAGATTGCCCAACAATTTCGCTGCTTTGCATTTGTTTTCCCTTGGTCTCAATGGCAACCATTTGGAAGGCCAAATTCCGGAGATTATCGCCTTCAATCCCAATCTTGCAAAACTCAAGCTTTTCAACAACAGCTTTTCCGGTAGCTTACCCAGAGATTTAGGCTCGCATTCCAATCTAGAGGTAATCGATGTTTCAGATAATGGTTTCTCCGGTTATTTCCCCCCATATCTCTGCAACGCAAGCAAGCTCCAACATCTGGTGGCTTTTAATAACGCATTTTCTGGAGAACTAGCTGGTTATTACGGCGACTGCAATAGTCTTGCGTATGTGAGAATCTTCAACAACGAGTTATCTGGAGAAGTGCCTCTTCGATTTTGGAGTCTCCCTCGGCTTTATTTGCTAGAAATGGCTAACAATAGATTCCAAGTCTCGATAACTCCTGCAATCTTTGGTGCTCGAAACCTCACAAAATTGTTGATATCCGGTAACAAGTTTAATGGCAAACTTTCGGCCGAAATCTGTCTTCTCCAAGAGCTTGCCGTTGTTGACGTGAGTAGAAATCGTTTATCTGGGGAGCTCCCGCTATGCATAACGGCACTTTACAGATTGCAAAAACTGGACCTTCAACAGAACTACTTGTCGGGTGAGATCCCAAGCGATGTAAGCACCTGGAAAGAACTGACGAAGCTGAACCTCTCGGAAACATAATTTCCGGCGAGATCCCTAGCGGCCTTGGAAATTTGTCGGTGTTCACATTTCTGGACCTCTCCGAGAACCAATTCTCCGGAGGGATTCCGACAGAACTGGCGAACTTGAAGCTTCACAAGTTCAACCAAACTTCAGGTTTTGTTATTGGATTGATCTAGTTATGCTAACCTATGGAttaaggtatcggtatcggatcggttGTGATCGATACTAATATATACTGATATGTATCGATAAAAGAAGGGGTGTTTTGAATTTTATCGATTTGGACCAATATCGtgaaaaagatcctgtcaatccgggcagcatGCAGCTGTGTGTAGCACCTGAGATGAGGTGGGCgtattgaccgccttacccctgctcgggcaaagcgttgggcagggggtaaggcggtaaatgCGCATCGCCTCATCTCAAGTGCTGCCCATGCAGCActgctgcccggattgacaggagcCAATATCGTATCACTATTGAGATCACTTTATATCCGACAGGAGCCAATATCGTATCACTAATGAGATCACTTTATATTGATACTGTTAACTAAAACCTTAGTGCTAACCCAACTATCTAGGGATAAGTAGCGCTGGTGATTATTATGAGTAGATGACTAATCTTGTTACCCAAACCGGACCAGCCAGACCAGACCAATTAGTTTATCCAAGACCACAAATAATATCTGTTTTTCATGCATCAGAAACTTTTTCTGTAACACGTAAGTTGTAAATGCATTATAATTGTAGCTCTCATTATTGAATTTgtgttctacccaaaaaaaaatttattgaat harbors:
- the LOC122658977 gene encoding LRR receptor-like serine/threonine-protein kinase HSL2 encodes the protein MVFIESIEFGCIPHSIGRLKSVQQIEIFSNCITGELPKSLCDLTSLVNFDASQNNLTGRLPNNFAALHLFSLGLNGNHLEGQIPEIIAFNPNLAKLKLFNNSFSGSLPRDLGSHSNLEVIDVSDNGFSGYFPPYLCNASKLQHLVAFNNAFSGELAGYYGDCNSLAYVRIFNNELSGEVPLRFWSLPRLYLLEMANNRFQVSITPAIFGARNLTKLLISGNKFNGKLSAEICLLQELAVVDVSRNRLSGELPLCITALYRLQKLDLQQNYLSGEIPSDVSTWKELTKLNLSET